From a single Helicovermis profundi genomic region:
- the cbiG gene encoding cobalt-precorrin 5A hydrolase: MSIEMQNKKVAIFTLTRKGYSLGKKILNLYNNSKLYTLKKYSDDMNLIYDEGFKESVKKEFLNSDLLIFISATGIVVRTIAEFMVSKKTDPAVIAIDDNGNNVISLLSGHIGGANYFAKQIADYIKSNPVITTASDVNGKPSVDMIAIENNLILKDFEKAKLITSMFVNEEDVLCICSDKTLSDTIQKKYNLKIIKNNELNNSLTKVGKLFITNEEIVEGCDEISSILYIKNLVIGLGCKRDTSKEDIISFIKETFKSNNKSLNSIKHIATVDIKENEIGIIETAKEFCRDLIIVSRDEIRNIQDRYIGSDFVYKTIGVRSVSEPVAELTSLEGRFLIKKKIKNGITLSVWEEINE, from the coding sequence ATGAGTATAGAGATGCAAAATAAAAAAGTCGCAATATTTACTTTAACAAGAAAAGGTTATAGTTTGGGAAAAAAAATCTTAAATTTATATAATAATTCTAAACTTTATACTCTAAAAAAATATTCAGATGATATGAATTTAATTTATGATGAAGGATTTAAAGAAAGCGTAAAAAAAGAATTTTTAAATAGTGATTTACTTATATTTATTTCGGCAACAGGTATTGTAGTTAGAACGATTGCAGAGTTTATGGTAAGTAAAAAAACAGATCCTGCAGTTATTGCTATTGATGATAATGGAAATAACGTTATAAGTTTACTATCAGGGCATATTGGAGGAGCTAACTATTTTGCTAAACAAATTGCAGATTATATTAAGTCAAATCCTGTTATAACTACAGCTTCTGATGTTAACGGAAAACCTTCGGTAGATATGATAGCGATAGAAAACAACTTAATTCTTAAAGACTTTGAAAAAGCAAAGCTAATTACATCTATGTTTGTAAATGAAGAAGATGTACTTTGTATTTGTAGTGATAAAACTTTGAGTGATACTATTCAAAAAAAATATAATTTAAAAATTATTAAGAACAATGAATTAAACAATTCATTAACTAAAGTTGGTAAATTATTTATTACAAATGAAGAAATCGTAGAAGGTTGCGATGAGATTTCATCTATATTATATATTAAAAATTTAGTTATAGGACTTGGATGCAAAAGGGATACTTCTAAAGAAGATATTATTTCTTTTATTAAGGAAACATTTAAGAGTAATAATAAGTCGCTAAATTCTATAAAACATATTGCTACTGTTGATATAAAAGAAAATGAGATTGGAATTATTGAAACTGCAAAAGAATTTTGTAGAGATTTAATTATAGTTTCAAGAGATGAGATTAGAAATATTCAAGACAGATATATTGGATCTGATTTTGTATATAAAACAATAGGAGTTAGGTCTGTAAGTGAACCAGTAGCTGAATTGACTTCATTAGAAGGTAGATTTTTAATTAAGAAAAAAATTAAAAATGGAATTACTTTAAGTGTTTGGGAGGAAATAAATGAATAA
- the cobM gene encoding precorrin-4 C(11)-methyltransferase codes for MKKVYFIGAGPGDPELMTLKGKRIVETSDILIYAGSLVNPEVMKWRKKESDVYNSASMTLDEVIGVMLEGIKLNKKIVRIHTGDPSIYGAIREQIDRLSKENIESEVVPGVSSFVASAAALNMEFTLPDITQTVILTRMEGRTPVPEEESLDKLASHKASMAIFLSVQMIDKVVDKLLVHYPLSTPVAVVQRASWPDQLTVLGNLENISQKVKEANISKTAQILVGNFLGNEYSLSKLYDKSFSHEYRDAK; via the coding sequence ATGAAAAAAGTATATTTTATTGGTGCGGGTCCTGGGGATCCTGAATTAATGACATTAAAAGGAAAAAGAATTGTTGAAACTTCAGATATTCTTATCTATGCAGGTTCTCTTGTAAATCCAGAGGTAATGAAATGGAGAAAAAAAGAATCAGATGTTTATAATAGTGCGTCTATGACTCTTGATGAAGTAATTGGAGTTATGCTTGAAGGTATAAAATTAAATAAGAAAATTGTTAGAATTCATACTGGTGATCCTAGCATTTATGGGGCTATTAGAGAGCAAATCGATAGATTAAGTAAAGAAAATATTGAGAGCGAAGTAGTTCCAGGCGTTAGTTCGTTTGTGGCTTCAGCTGCAGCACTTAATATGGAATTTACACTTCCGGATATAACACAAACAGTTATTTTAACAAGAATGGAAGGAAGAACTCCAGTTCCAGAGGAAGAATCTTTAGACAAACTAGCTTCACATAAGGCTTCAATGGCTATATTTTTATCAGTTCAAATGATTGATAAAGTGGTTGATAAACTTCTTGTGCATTATCCACTTTCGACTCCAGTGGCAGTTGTACAAAGAGCATCTTGGCCAGATCAATTGACTGTTTTAGGCAATTTAGAAAATATTTCTCAAAAAGTTAAAGAAGCAAACATAAGCAAAACTGCTCAAATTTTAGTTGGTAACTTTTTAGGAAATGAATATTCACTTTCAAAATTATATGATAAGAGTTTTTCTCATGAGTATAGAGATGCAAAATAA
- the cbiD gene encoding cobalt-precorrin-5B (C(1))-methyltransferase CbiD, with product MERYIEKNGKKLKYGYTTGSSATAASKASAIMLLNRENVNTVKIDTPKGWPLTIDIYNQEINDDYALCSVIKDGGDDPDMTNKMTIFSKISFRDDKEINIYGGIGIGKVTKEGLSIKPGNSAINPVPLRTIEKEVRSVIGENRGANVEIYAPDGENIAKKTFNPKLGIVGGISIIGTSGIVEPMSEDALIETLKIEMRIFKKKHYDKILLISPGNYGRDFSRKMGLNIEEIIKCSNYVGQVIDEALKLDIKKILWVGHAGKMVKIAGGIFNTHSKIADGRMEIIMSQLALIGAETDLIKLISISNTTDEAFKYIKEYKMDKVFDNISNKISEKLNKRAFDEIQNGVVLFTNEHGLLSVSDLGNKIMEEFNIEQI from the coding sequence TTGGAAAGGTATATAGAGAAAAACGGTAAAAAATTAAAATATGGTTATACTACAGGCTCTTCAGCAACTGCAGCTTCTAAAGCTTCGGCTATTATGTTGTTAAATAGAGAAAATGTAAATACAGTAAAAATTGATACACCTAAGGGATGGCCTCTAACTATTGATATTTACAATCAGGAAATAAATGATGATTATGCTCTTTGTTCAGTTATAAAAGATGGCGGAGATGATCCTGATATGACCAATAAAATGACTATATTTTCAAAAATTTCATTTAGAGATGATAAAGAAATTAATATATATGGTGGAATAGGCATTGGAAAAGTAACAAAAGAAGGTTTGAGTATTAAACCGGGAAATAGTGCAATTAATCCAGTTCCGCTAAGAACTATAGAAAAAGAAGTTAGAAGTGTTATAGGTGAAAATAGAGGTGCAAACGTTGAAATTTACGCACCAGATGGCGAAAATATTGCTAAGAAAACTTTTAATCCTAAACTCGGAATTGTTGGAGGTATTTCTATAATCGGGACTTCTGGCATCGTTGAACCTATGAGCGAAGATGCTTTAATTGAAACTTTAAAAATTGAAATGAGAATATTTAAGAAAAAACATTATGATAAAATTTTGCTAATATCACCCGGAAATTATGGAAGAGACTTTAGTAGAAAAATGGGTCTAAATATTGAAGAAATAATTAAATGTAGCAATTATGTAGGTCAAGTAATTGACGAAGCGCTTAAACTTGATATAAAAAAAATTCTTTGGGTTGGACACGCTGGTAAAATGGTAAAAATCGCAGGTGGTATATTTAATACTCATAGTAAAATAGCAGATGGAAGAATGGAAATTATTATGAGTCAACTCGCCTTAATTGGTGCTGAAACTGATCTTATTAAACTAATTAGTATATCAAATACAACTGATGAAGCATTTAAATACATTAAAGAATATAAGATGGATAAAGTATTTGATAATATCAGTAATAAAATCTCTGAAAAATTAAATAAGAGGGCATTTGATGAAATTCAAAACGGAGTTGTCTTATTTACAAATGAGCATGGGCTACTAAGTGTTTCTGATTTAGGTAATAAGATAATGGAGGAATTTAATATTGAACAAATTTAA
- the cbiE gene encoding precorrin-6y C5,15-methyltransferase (decarboxylating) subunit CbiE, whose product MNKFNIVGIGPGNPKYILPIATEIIENSDILIGGRRNLDSLKYLKKEEFIITGDLTKTIEFISANYQRKRISVILSGDTGFYSMLNFLSKHFDKSSFNVTAGISSLQYMYSKLALTYHNGILTSVHGRQNDFLNLINEKETLGLLTDKKNNPSFIAKEMKENLIDIGQFEIYVGENLSYENEKITVYAVDELAKEKCEFSDLNVVIIINKNELEKK is encoded by the coding sequence TTGAACAAATTTAATATAGTGGGAATCGGACCAGGAAATCCAAAATATATTTTACCTATAGCAACTGAAATTATAGAAAACTCTGATATTTTGATTGGTGGAAGAAGAAATCTTGATTCTCTTAAATATTTAAAAAAAGAAGAATTTATTATTACTGGAGATTTAACTAAAACGATTGAATTTATAAGCGCGAATTATCAAAGAAAAAGAATATCTGTAATTTTATCAGGTGATACGGGATTTTATAGTATGCTTAATTTTTTAAGTAAACATTTTGATAAATCAAGTTTTAACGTTACAGCTGGGATTAGTTCACTTCAATATATGTATTCAAAACTAGCTCTTACATATCATAATGGCATATTAACTAGTGTTCATGGTAGACAAAATGATTTTTTAAATTTAATAAATGAAAAAGAAACGCTAGGGCTTCTTACAGATAAAAAGAATAATCCAAGCTTTATAGCAAAAGAGATGAAAGAAAATCTAATAGATATAGGTCAATTTGAAATTTATGTAGGAGAGAATTTATCCTATGAAAACGAAAAAATAACTGTGTATGCTGTGGATGAACTTGCAAAAGAAAAATGCGAATTTAGTGACTTAAATGTAGTTATTATTATAAATAAAAATGAATTGGAGAAAAAATGA
- the cbiT gene encoding precorrin-6Y C5,15-methyltransferase (decarboxylating) subunit CbiT — MIGIEDKEFLRGKVPMTKEEIRVISLSKLRLKKNFVALDIGSGTGSVSIEMAKFLEDGLVYSLEKKEEAYSLFLKNIEKFKIYNCKASLGEAPKDLPKNIKFDAIFIGGSGGNIEEIIDYSYLNLNETGRIVLNFITIENTYKTLDKLNKSNFKEVDIISVNIARGRKVGGLTLMESNNPIYIISATR, encoded by the coding sequence ATGATAGGAATAGAAGATAAAGAATTTTTAAGAGGCAAAGTTCCCATGACAAAAGAAGAAATAAGAGTAATTTCACTTTCAAAACTTAGACTAAAGAAGAATTTTGTGGCTCTTGATATTGGAAGTGGCACTGGTAGTGTTTCGATTGAAATGGCAAAATTTTTAGAAGATGGATTAGTATATTCTTTAGAAAAAAAAGAAGAAGCATATAGTCTTTTTTTAAAAAACATAGAAAAGTTTAAAATTTACAATTGTAAAGCATCTTTAGGTGAAGCACCTAAAGACTTACCTAAAAATATAAAATTTGATGCTATTTTTATAGGTGGTTCTGGGGGAAATATTGAAGAAATTATTGATTATTCATATTTGAATTTAAATGAAACTGGAAGAATTGTCCTTAATTTTATTACTATTGAAAATACTTATAAAACACTAGATAAGTTAAACAAATCTAATTTTAAAGAAGTAGATATTATTTCTGTTAATATTGCAAGAGGTAGAAAAGTTGGCGGATTAACGCTTATGGAGAGCAATAATCCAATTTATATTATTTCAGCAACAAGGTAG
- a CDS encoding polysaccharide deacetylase family protein, whose protein sequence is MKKGIVVVLAITLLLSGCSLKQVNEENIDLSKENANNVEVSTKNVDVKNVENDKDTENVEAKEIEKNIDNTTKIEPNSTNVETTTSKEDSNKEDVKEATNFTELSTKELKKIKANELGEIMVIMYHGLSKKNATYSRTAESFKKDLQELYDSGFRLLSLKDFVNGNITTKAGYTPVVLTFDDGNRSNFNILIDENGDKEIDPNSVVGIMEDFYDKHNDFGLEATFFLNGGTPFGQKNLVKYKLNHIINVGMDIGNHSYHHGHFKTMDADKIENTLANVVKEYEPLMNGYKINTLALPFGERPKNDAAKEKLVSGSYDGTKYNNIAILNVGWRPSWSAYSKRFNPKSILRVQSGDGKLQLRHWLDLYKEKPRLKFISDGNPKTITIREGNEKYLSKESLDEYKIVTY, encoded by the coding sequence ATGAAAAAAGGAATAGTAGTAGTTTTAGCAATCACTTTATTATTAAGTGGTTGTTCTTTAAAACAAGTAAATGAAGAAAATATAGACCTCAGTAAAGAAAATGCAAATAACGTGGAAGTAAGTACAAAAAATGTTGACGTTAAAAATGTAGAAAATGACAAAGATACAGAAAATGTTGAAGCTAAAGAAATAGAAAAAAATATTGATAATACTACAAAAATCGAACCTAATAGTACAAATGTAGAAACTACAACTAGCAAAGAAGATTCAAATAAAGAAGATGTAAAAGAAGCTACTAATTTTACTGAGCTAAGCACGAAAGAACTTAAAAAAATTAAAGCGAACGAACTCGGTGAAATTATGGTTATTATGTATCATGGATTAAGTAAAAAAAATGCAACGTATTCTAGAACAGCTGAAAGTTTTAAGAAAGATCTTCAAGAGCTTTATGATAGTGGATTTAGACTACTTAGCCTTAAAGATTTTGTTAATGGAAATATTACAACTAAAGCGGGATATACACCTGTTGTTTTAACTTTTGATGATGGAAATAGGTCAAATTTTAATATATTAATTGATGAAAATGGTGATAAAGAGATTGATCCAAATTCGGTTGTTGGAATTATGGAAGATTTTTATGATAAACATAATGATTTTGGGCTTGAAGCAACGTTCTTTTTAAATGGTGGAACTCCATTTGGACAAAAGAATTTGGTTAAATATAAATTAAATCATATCATAAATGTAGGTATGGATATCGGAAATCATAGTTATCATCATGGACATTTTAAAACAATGGATGCAGATAAAATTGAAAATACTCTTGCAAATGTTGTAAAAGAATATGAACCACTTATGAATGGATATAAAATCAACACTCTTGCTCTTCCGTTCGGAGAAAGACCAAAGAATGACGCAGCTAAAGAAAAACTTGTATCCGGAAGCTATGACGGAACTAAGTATAATAATATTGCAATTTTAAATGTAGGATGGCGACCTTCTTGGTCAGCTTATAGTAAAAGATTTAATCCAAAAAGCATTTTAAGAGTACAAAGTGGAGATGGAAAATTACAATTAAGACATTGGCTTGATTTATACAAAGAAAAGCCAAGACTAAAATTTATTAGTGATGGCAATCCTAAAACTATCACAATAAGAGAAGGAAATGAAAAATATCTTTCTAAAGAGTCTTTGGATGAGTATAAAATAGTAACTTATTAG
- the cobJ gene encoding precorrin-3B C(17)-methyltransferase produces MNNKGKIYVVGIGPGNYEHMTGMAIKAIEESDIVVGYSTYLDIIKDLIKDKKTDTSGMKKERERCLLAIDYAKEGNIVAMVSSGDPGVYGMAGLILELISDEIEVEIVPGVSAANASAAALGAPLMHDYVVISLSDLLTDYELIKRRIDAAGRGDFVVAIYNPRSKKRVKQIEDAREILLKYKKKNTPVGIVKNAKRVGENVVITTLDTMLEHEIDMFTTVIVGNNNSYIKDGKMVTPRGYKI; encoded by the coding sequence ATGAATAACAAAGGTAAAATATATGTAGTTGGAATCGGTCCAGGAAATTATGAACATATGACGGGTATGGCTATTAAAGCAATTGAAGAATCGGATATAGTGGTTGGTTATTCGACTTATCTAGATATTATTAAAGATTTAATTAAAGATAAAAAAACTGATACATCAGGTATGAAAAAAGAGAGAGAAAGATGTCTACTTGCGATTGATTACGCTAAAGAAGGTAATATAGTTGCAATGGTTTCAAGTGGTGATCCTGGAGTATATGGAATGGCTGGGCTTATTCTTGAACTTATTTCCGATGAAATTGAAGTTGAAATAGTACCAGGTGTTTCTGCGGCAAATGCCTCTGCTGCGGCCTTAGGCGCACCACTTATGCATGACTATGTAGTTATTAGTTTAAGTGATTTACTTACAGATTATGAATTGATAAAAAGAAGAATTGATGCGGCTGGAAGAGGCGACTTTGTAGTTGCAATTTATAATCCTAGAAGCAAAAAGAGAGTAAAGCAAATTGAAGATGCTAGGGAAATACTACTTAAATATAAGAAGAAAAATACGCCTGTTGGTATTGTAAAAAATGCAAAAAGAGTCGGTGAAAATGTTGTAATAACAACACTAGACACTATGTTAGAACATGAAATTGACATGTTCACAACCGTTATAGTTGGAAATAATAATTCCTATATAAAAGATGGGAAGATGGTTACTCCTAGGGGGTATAAGATTTGA
- a CDS encoding precorrin-8X methylmutase — translation MSKYLEDYIKNPMKIEERSFEIILSELGKHNFDEREIKIVQRVIHTTADFEYANLIEIHPKAIDILMDSLRNGNDIYADTKMVMAGTNKRILKEYNSKIYNLVHEESVFKIAKEKNITRSMAAIEIAAKDKNTSIYAIGNAPTAIYKLLELVKEKKANPSLVIGVPVGFVGAAESKEALKNSGIPYIIINGRKGGSPVAATIINAIMYQM, via the coding sequence ATGAGTAAATATCTTGAAGATTATATTAAAAACCCAATGAAAATTGAGGAAAGAAGTTTTGAAATTATATTAAGTGAATTAGGTAAACATAATTTTGATGAAAGAGAAATTAAAATAGTTCAAAGAGTGATCCATACGACTGCAGATTTTGAATATGCTAATTTAATAGAAATTCATCCTAAAGCTATTGATATACTTATGGACAGTTTGAGAAATGGAAATGATATATATGCTGATACTAAGATGGTTATGGCTGGTACAAATAAAAGAATACTAAAAGAATATAATTCAAAAATATATAATTTAGTTCACGAAGAATCAGTATTCAAAATCGCAAAAGAAAAAAATATTACTAGATCGATGGCGGCTATTGAAATTGCGGCTAAAGACAAAAATACTTCGATATATGCAATAGGTAATGCCCCAACAGCAATTTATAAACTACTTGAATTAGTTAAAGAAAAGAAAGCAAATCCATCTTTAGTAATCGGAGTTCCAGTAGGTTTTGTAGGTGCTGCTGAATCAAAAGAAGCTCTTAAAAATTCGGGTATACCTTATATAATTATTAATGGAAGAAAAGGTGGTAGTCCAGTTGCTGCAACTATTATTAACGCAATAATGTATCAAATGTAA